DNA from Daucus carota subsp. sativus chromosome 1, DH1 v3.0, whole genome shotgun sequence:
ggaagaagcactcaacacataaagcaagttcccatcctgatctggtgatctgataatcaagtaggagtaattactcagatcaaggcctgaagtaccttcttcaaaatccactgtcagtagtaccaaattagtcttcaatagaaccttctttgaatcacaatcatctttgtcgaacatagaaaactgcttctaataatcctttgagaaatcaattggattgggtcatcaatgtacttccattaccggttctgagaatctggtatttgaaagcccggtgtttgtcttgtaatctgtcagcctgatctgtctcaactaaatgtcattctgatttgtcttggagtagaataattaaaaaggttacgggacacttgattatttaaactaagtttaaattataaaaaaaataaatttaaaaataagttttaaaagatgaaagaaaataaagtataaaataaacttagttaaatctataaagtaaatttaattatatttaaaaaataaattcaaataaattcataataaactgaataagtttagaataaatttatttcaaattcatttagtaaatatattaaaatttatttgataaatttaatttttgaaaatattcaagtgtctcgtctccaattaaatcatagcttccagaacaaactaaattgaacccttgaacttgaacttatatccataatcagttaaatcctcttaaatttatattctagattttaacttaaatttaaatcataaactatacaaatttaaataataaatttataaaaatttatgataagcttGGTAAAGTCTAAaggtaaactttacaagtctaaaataaatttaaacaaatttaataattgaatttagtaaagtttataaagtaaatttaattaagttcataaaataaatttaattaattcataataaactcaattaataagtttaaaataaattaattcaaatttataaaataaacttattaaaatttaaagtataaatttataagtcccggtccaaagtttagtatccaacagataatccttgcttaggcttacggacaaattcagcaacacaaaccggaagaacatttcccctaatcaaatatcaaaagctaggttcttgattttccgtacgataaggatcctgatttgtatatcaatcagccacgctctgataccaattgttaggtccaaagtatcgtagaaaggggggttgaatacgatactcactacaatttaaaattctttatgaatcttgcggataaacaaattgcagttctgtaatgggtttcgtgttccggatatttattgggtcgatttctgaggatatgaaaatattaaaccaacacacaatattttccaaggtatatctgtatattgataaatacctcgaaggatgctataaatccaaacccgaaggttggctacaatggctactactacttacactcacaaaccctagcttctaaatatatatataatacaaaactaagctagagtttatttgtgtgtagtagtgtgcaaggcacaaagccattccaccataaaggtggtgaagagtgtgtgCGAATAATGAActcacatctcaagtatttatagacttctcattaactaaccctGGTTAACTTCATGAATTGGCGCCACTGAGTTCACTGATGTTGAACTTGCGCCAGGTCTTCTTCTCTGTGCATATGACTTAGAATAATCTAAGTAGTAAATCAAAGTTGCGCCTTTGGGAGGTTGCGCCAAGATCTCACAGTGGGGGGACTTAGACATTTCTTCAAAAACACAAAGTTGCGCCAAGTATAGTTAGGGTcagaggcgcaacaattgactagaattggtcaaaggttgcgcttgacCTAAACTTGCGCTTGGCAAGAGAGGTGCAACCTGGGACTTAAAAATAAATGCAAGAGCTTCAAACTTGCGCCTGTACAGTGAGAGGCTCCACTGATATCTCTCTTCTGACCCATGCTTTGACTTAAACTTGCGCCAAGGTGTTGTCCCTGTACTTCACCTTTCTCTCTCTTCAAACTTGTGCCTCATACTTTCCTGTGCTCCACTGTAGGGTTTgagttagtttatttttcataactTGCGCCTATACAGCAAGAGGCTCCACTGATATCTCTCCTTGGACTTGTTccaagtcaaaccttgcgccatgtatgcttccagtgtgttcacagtataaatgacttagaaaaaatcattcacaagtgtaatgtcttgtgtgaaaccctacatgcacatgtaaaccctagagtgccctagacacctgacatcatctccatgcatgcataatatatataatataatatattatgttgttattatattaataaataaaagtatatataaatatatacacacatatatattttatttatatgaacatataataatatatgtacatatatttaaatatattctcatatatttaaatatatataatatataattatatgtaaatacaaatgtaaatatatataaatatatatagatagatatatattgttatttataaatatcaatataaacataaatatataaagaaaagtatatataaatatatacatatatataatatttatataaacatatagtaacatatatatacacatatatttaaatatattctcatatatttaaatatatataatatacatataactatgtgtaaatataaatataaatatatatatataactctctctaaatatacatatatttatgcacataatataatatatatatacacttaattatataattgcttatgtaaaatataaatacatatattatatacatatatatttatttaaatatacatacatataaatatacatatacatatgtttacaaaaaaacatatatacatatatattatatatattatatttaattaaatatacatatatacatatatataaatatatttgtacatatacaaatatataagtgcacacatataaaagataggtcacttcctgatttgtgtggaagcttgacatatggatttgagcagagactttggcatagctgaagtttggcttggcttggctttggaacaaatgacttgatatgactggatcaattcttcgatcgataaatactttgcaaagctccgtacgtgctgacgcttagtgcactggtctggttcacaagcgactaacactgaagttaaacattgtaccgtctttgtcagcaaacattgatcagtcggttccgggttagtttatgcttcagtttgttgattataaataaccaaccaagatatataaatcttgcttcaggggttgcactgaaatctttcgagtacttggacaacatcttcattgcttccacaatcttgaatacttcaatctttattcttcactgaggcatgaacatattaatgaacttcttccactgaacttattccttcaagactgtagatggcttcttcaacctttgtcttcgtattttccgattccggtgcaggcgtagtgttatttacttgtcctgttctattgttgagttatcatccctatgtaacagatagggttgtctttacatttagacttacaagcTGTGTGTGGGAAAGTTGGGAGGCATGTCTACAACTATTTCCATCTCAGTTTCGTTTTCGAAAAAAATATGCTTGTAACCTAACAGCTCTACTTGTCTCATCACCATTGTAAATCTTGATTAAAAAGTTCTTGATGTTGTATATCTTCCCTTCCTCTAGTAAATCCTCAAACTTAGGACAAATCTTGGGGGATATGAAAGCATGTATCCTACAACTCTACatgtacataatatattatacattataaaaaaaattagaagaacTTACTAATTTAATAAACCAAATATTACGATTCTTACAAATTCATCGAAGAAAATGATATGATATCCCCTAAACTCTCCAGTCTTCTTTGTGATCCCTTTCCAAATTGATTGTGCTCTGACTTGGATACTCCAGTCATCTCTCGATTCATCCAAAAATTGCACAACATCAAACTTGTTAAACTCCATTTTACACAGTACCTGCAACAGAAATAGGTTAGTTTCTTGATATATAGAGGTTGTTGTGAACCCTAGAATGAAACTTCTGAAAATAAGCTGATTGAGTACTTTTTTGTTCTAACCTATCGTACAACAAAAAGTAAGGAGGTGTATTACAGTAAGATCTCAATTATTGTGCTTTagtaagaataatattttttgtttatcttACCCAATTGGTTACAAAGAGGTTTAGTATTATGTAAGATTTGAGTAGTTTTCCGATAGATTACTgaacaatttaataatttaaatctttcaTAGtgactttataaaaaaaaatattttatctctTTAATAGTATATGTAGAGTAAATTATGGATCATGTGGATAATTCATGTGATAAAGTAATCTGGACCTGTGtaatataataactaaattgaTAGATGTTGTATTAGAACTGAGTTCATACATAAAGGTACGTTTAGAGTAAAAGAGAACCTGAAGAACAAAAGAGAGGAATTAAATGTTAAGCAAGAAGCTTCTTCCTCCAGTTCATCAAAAACATTTAATGGTTTATCAGAGTCTGACTATTTAACAGCAACATCAATCTGATAGAGGAAGATTATAAAAAACTTCCTTGAAAACCACATTTTGAGTTATGTTGGTATTGTTTCCAGCATCATCATCTATAAAAAGCTTGAGGCCCTGTGGCGAAGTGACACGACTAAGAGCAACGTACAACTGGCCGTGTGTGAAAACTCCTTTTGGTAGGAACAATGCAACTTTCTGAAGGGACTGTCCTTGTGATTTGTTAATTGTCATGGCATAGCAGATCTGAAGTGGCATTTGTTTCCTACAAATCTTAAAAGGCAATGTAGTTTCCGAAGGCGACAACTCCGTCCTGGGAATAAAATGCTTGGTTCCTTTGTAATGCCCAGATATCACTTCACATTCAACACAGAGTTTAAGGCATTTTGTAACCATCATTTTGGTCCCATTACATAAACCCAATGTTTGATTTAAGTTACGCATCAACATTACCACAACACCTACTTTGAGCTTTAAATCATGCGGAGGCATACCGGGAATGTTGATAGAATGCAAATATTCTGGTGGGAATGCTGCCCTTTGATCCCTTTCACTCCCAGGGTAATCCTCGGCAGTGTCAACACTATAATAAGTGGTTATTTCACCTGGTAGCTTTTCCACAATCATACTGTTGACATGACCTACTGTGACGTTGGTTGGTGATAATATAGCACGTTCGCTCAACTAATCAGGATTCTGATAATTCTCCATGAAATGAGGGTATGTACTTTTAATCATCTCATCCACACTATTTGGATATTCCATGTTACAGAACTCCAGAGGAATGCTTATATCATCTTCGTTGTCCTCAGAACCTGATTGTGTACATCTTGGAATATTACCATCTCCAACATCAAGAACCCATTTTGCAAAAGTTGTTAATGCTTGTACCTCTTCCTGATTTCTTCCTTTGTTCAATCGCATATTATGCACCAACTTGAAAACAGTAGCTATCCTCCAAATCTTTGAATTGGTGATACATGAAGCCACAACTTCACCATGCCCTGATCTTGGTATTACCGGGAGTATTTGGCGAAAATCGCCGCCAAAAACAACTGTAATCCCACCAAAAGGCAAGTTAAACCTTTTTGGATCTACTGCTTTCATGATATCTTTCAAAGAACGGTCTAAGCATTCAAAAGAGTATCGGTGTTGCATGGGTGCCTCGTCCCAAATAATGAGCTCAGTCCTCTTGATCAATTCGGCTATGTCAGAGGTATGAGAGATTGAACACATTGAATGGTCATCTAGAACGATAGGGATTTTAAATCTTGTGTGTGCGGTACGTCCACCCGGCATCAGAGTAGCCGTAATACCTGAAGAAGCAACAGGAAGTACAATCTTCTTTTCAGACCTTAATCTTGAAATCAGAGTTCGCCATAGGTATGTCTTTCCACACCCACCGCTGCCATATACAAAAAACACGCCTCCTTCTTTTTTATCTATTGAATCCATCACCGAATCAAATACTTTTAGTTGTTCTGTATTACAATTAGAATAGAGATCATCAAATTCATTCTGCATTTCAGTAGTGTCGTAACTTGTTTCTTCgatgattaaattatttataccaCAATCGAGATAGGTGGAAGGTGGTTGAGGCATCTGGCTGTAATCTTTAAGAGATTTCCCAATGCTTTTAAGTAGAGTGTGAATCTCTGCATGAATTTATAAAGAGCTAAATTAGCCACGTCTTAGACATAGTAAAAAAGGTCAGCAAGTAATTAACATAACTGGAAATGGTTTATTTCATACCTGCGAGAGCAAAGAATTGTTGTTGTTTTTCATTGAGGATCAGGTGAGGATTTCCAGTTAATTTCTGCTACTTTAACAATAAGTCATCCACCATGTGGATCCAGTGTTTCTCCCACAAAACATTAAGATCAGCAACTTTGCAGTTGACCATGATACGGACAAAGAGTTGACGGATCTGACTTGGAAAACCTGACTCTACACATTCTTGAAGAACTTCGTCCCATTCATTATCATCATCAAGTAGGCCATACTCCTTACATGCCTCTTGGTAGGTATCATGCAATTTACCTTTGACTGTTTTCAATGCATTGAAAGATGTTGCAACGCGTACTTTGGTCAAAAGTAGACGAAGATACCACAATTCACCACTGGAGTGATGTGTATACGCCAGTCTACCAATTTTCTTCCCTCTCTTACGTGGTGTCCACAATCTATCAGCATCATTCCACACATAGTGCTGGGGTATTTCGTCGTAAAGAAACTGTCTTGCATTTGCATCTGTTTCATTGAGAAAAAAGTATGCTTCCAGTTGGGTATACTTTTCTTCCTCTCTTTCAGCAATTTTTTCTATGGGCTCATTTGATCTAAATGTACAATACTTGTTGCCCTCAAGATGAAATGACAGTCTCTCCACAGCCAATGATCTATAGTGTATGTTGAAGCCAAAGATACGGTAAGCAGCCTCATAACCGCATATATAGCGCCCATCAAAAAAAAGATTGTATTTCATCTTCTGCTTGACCACCCTCTTGCCCAGTTTCTGATCTTCTTTTTTTTACCTCTGATCTCTACTGTTGCACGGTCATGGCCTTTCAAGCAATacttaaaaagatattttaaactACGGACATGTGCACAAATCTCGACGTTCATATGGCATTGATATCTTACCAACAAACCACGATTGTATGGCACAACCCACTGGTTGTCTAGGTTGGATTTTCCTTTTTTCACAGTGTTGGGTAATTTGCGCCTCTTATAAAGAGGAAATCCAGACTGATCAAAAGTTGTCGAAGCACAATACCTGTTAGAATGGCATTCATGTAACAGTGTTAGTGTATACTTATTGTTTGTGGAACAATGTAAGTATTTCATGAActtatttcaaatatacaacTCACTTTTTAGGGAAATGTCTTGTACATTTATAATCCTTCATGCATGGTGACTTTGGATTTTCTTTACCACATGGTCCGTGTATCATGAATGCTGAAACAGCCTCGTAACCCACAGGATCTATTTTAGGATCGGGAATCTCAGCAGAAACAAATTTGTCCACATTAGATATCAAATTCTTCTTTGAAGAAGAATCTAACCAAATTAACATGTGAACATGTGGGAGTCCTCGTTTCTGGAACTCGACAACATACATAACTGCAGTCATATGAACACCGGTTCAAATATATTCAACTGAGAACATAAATTCTGTCATTGCAATAAACTGAATCTGTTTTGACATAAATTTGACATTAAACATAAATTAGAATTTCAGTTTATAGTTTTACCTGCAAGGCAAGTCCCGAAATATTTTTCCTTCTTGATGCCATCAATCAGCTGGTCAAGTTTAAGTCTGAAAATACAAACTGAATATAAATAACAGTGAAAACTATACTCACTCAATCTCAGTAAAAGTGGAAAATGTACAAACTGAAAACACCATTGCGAACTTACATTCTGCCAATATGCGATTAACATCTTTTTCATTTCTTGGGGGATGAGCATACTCTTTCATCATACTTGTTCCATAATTAACTATGTTATAGAAAAAATGGAGAATAGAATCTTGTTATTATACAAAAACAGTTGAAACAGTTAAATCAATCAATCAACAGAAATAAAAAGCACTCACAAACATTAGACAACAGAGGAGCACTCTTCTTGGATGGTTTGCGATTTTCGTCCATCAATTATAGATGATTACAGATTACAGATAAACAGAATGCAAGCAGCGCGCACTgcatttcaataaaaaaacaaagaaatttaaaaaggaGATCAAAACAACAACGGGACAATGATGAAGATGTATAAGCGACAATGGTTAATATATCAAATTGTAGGGATGTAGGGATGGAGGAATTAGGATTCAACCTGCTTCAAAGATGGCCTGCGCTTTTAAAATATCGCCTTCTTTCAATTTCAAATTAGAACAGAGGAATAGATAGAAGatgatttcaaattcaaatgaaGAGTTTAAACCCAAGAAACAGAAAGCAAAAAATCGGGGAGAGCAATTAACCGCGAGATAAATCCGACGCCGTACAAAAGGATACTCTGATGTCCGACACGTGTTCTACTAACCACACATTCAAACCCGGTGTGTACATATGTGTCGATATGCCACCTGTACATGTGTTTGGAccgtatttattttttaaaaaagcaGTGGCATTGTTGTGGATACGGTAGTTTGAGTGAGGACCTTCCAGTCATTTAACACTGAATTTGGCAACAGGCTTTATATACTACTAGGTGGATAATAAAagttaatcattttttaattattttgacataattataaaaacttaaaatactggaaaaacaagtacaaaaatagtaagatataataattatacaaaaactaatttaaatgtaaaatttattaaattttgatataaaactttaaataactgattaattaattctaatttaactttttcattgaatatataaacattaaataaaaacctactccctccgtcccatttagatgtatacatttgtatcgggcacggagactaagaaaagtgtataaagtaatgtaaagtaataagaaagagaaagaaaagtaggtaaagtggtgggacccattaatatttaagtgatagatttagaaaagtagatgaagttagtgggtgagtgggatttttatattataaaaatttactatttaggaaagttttgaaatgtatagaattgaatgggacatcccgaaaaggaaagtgtatagaaatcagagggacggagggagtaatttacaATAAATTAGACatccaaaaattaaattattaaaaataatataatgtacAAGTTATTTAAACGAAAACCAGTGTTGACCGTTgtatctatttataaaaattagtagtctaaattactaatcaaatagattaatattcttattacatatttttcttattaattttattttcaaaaattataaattacattaTCATTGAGattaatataacattttttaattttactatgataatattttttctgaaCAATACATACGTATACAATATGTCCCTCAAAATCATAGGCTATGTTTTGTCGAACACCTCGCACACCGTCAGACGTGCCTGAACACAATGCTCAGGCTTCTGAAGACTGAACATCGACTATATTTTAAGGACCATCAAGATGCACATTCAAATTGGCTTAGATAATTAAAccttattaaattttaacttgcaCTGGtgaaaattatgtatatatatactgaagGAATATGGCAACATATCATTTATACAtctactaaaaatattatttaatttatttgtcataactaataaaaattgttaaaaataataatttcttcttcaacaacaaataaaatatcagcattaataaataatcaaaGTTATAATcctaatctatactatactataataagccaacatgggtataatttgtaatcctacattttagttatattttttggtttggtactctccttttggtactacaactctataaatgtggagtctattattagtcttacattgttaaatagtttcaaatattaaaaacactcctaacaatatcttatcatataatatttcattaaaaaattataatgatgtcataaataaaattataaataataattttgaatatctttttctaACAAGAAActttatataactctttttaactttaacgtgttctatatcaatataaacaccacacattacataaccctttcaaattctaatcttaaaagtttctgttgtcaaaaaaattaacattacagaattatgttgaaattcgattgattgaattactgaatctttcaaatgtattacaagatcgtctatgtttggaaaaaatttaaattttctgatttttttaatttttaaatctacatgtactaaaatcggattaaatgtattatatatatatggggtttgtccattttcaaataatcgggagaaaatataatcagtcgaataatataatttaattaaattcaatctattaatattaaaatactaataaaatgacgttaaaatttaaatataaataataaattacgaactatatacccgtccgtgcttcgcacgggttgaAGGCTAGTAtctttaaattttcatttactcaaatgttctatatgttacaaatttataattctagtaaaattcaaattcatcaaataattatattttatgaaatataatttacttTTGCGAAGCACGGACTAATATATAACTCAAAATTTATAACCTTAAAAGCCAACAATATTTTGTTTGCCCAATTGTTGGAGATAGGctacatgttcaaaatttgtaagctaaatattttcttatataattttctttccCCTAATTGTTTCTCAACTTCTCAAGAACGTCAAAAGCATATGAAAATGGAGCAACTACAAAAATTATCAGATGGTACAATCACTGAGAAGTATATGGACTTAATACTTTGCTAATTCCAAAGAGTCATTGAAAACTAAAGAAACTCATCGGTCTATATCTAGCCACAAGCACATGTAAAAGATCAAATACCTAATCTATTCAATCTAAAGTTTCTTACGTACAGGGAGTAGAAAAGCAAACAACAAAATTTGTAAACATACTATTGCCTCGGCAATCAAGTTTAGTTTATACGAAAGTTAACACTAAAtatgacaaaatcagcaaagCAAAATCACATTAAACCCATATACTATGTAGTTTGACTGTTGTGTGTTTGGAGCACGGAGGACTGAAGCAGAGAACAATGAAGCTGCATCACAGTCCCTAATATTGTCCAGCATCAATTTTATCAGCTTTTTGGACCCCTTGATCATCTTCGGGTGAATAACGATATAGGAGACAGAAATAATGGTTATGAAGTAGTGGTAGCCTTTCACCAATTCACAAGCCAGCAGCAACAGGATTGTCATATCAATATCTAAAAACCTAGCTTCTTGGGGCATTCTGATGCCCTATGCCCAGACTGTCCGCAGGTAAAACACGCACCCCCAAAGCTCCTGGTAACACCATATATGCAAAGGTCACATAACATGGATAAATAATCACATTGTAATTAAGTAACTGGAAAGATGTAAACCAGTTTCAAGTGACAATAGAGCCATTTAGGGTCCAAAAAAGAGGGGAGAAATTATGTAATGCATTGTTAATTGTCATATCTAGACTTTTATGAAAAATAGACTACCACACCTGTCGCTATCTCCATAAGATGGTGAGCGTGAAGATCTTCTATCACTGATCAGCCAATCACTCCCGCTGCTTCTTGAAGTTCTTGACCAACTACTGCCACCACTACCTCGTGCACCATCACGACCTGCACCCCAGCTACCACCTCGTGCACCATCACGACCGGCACCCCAGCCACCACCTCGCCTCTCGTCACCATCAGAAAATCGACCCCCACTCCTGCCACGGGAGCTACCATAACCCCTCCCACCCCTAGATCCTCCTCGCATACCACCCCCTCTGTTGGAGTATCTGCCATAATTATCATTTGATGGCCCATCATCTTGCAAAGCAGGCAACTATAAAGACATGTCAACCTTTGTTAGCAATTAGCATTTAAAATCAGATTAACAGTAAAAAAGGAGTGGAGGgagttattttatataatagtgAAATGAACGGCACCCATCGGACAAGTCTATTAAACTAAAAGGATCAATGAATATATGCATTGACCACAACAATTATAAAACATTCCAAGAAATTAACCTTGGTAATCTTAGTAATGGTGTTCCCAGGTGGTATTTGCTTTTCA
Protein-coding regions in this window:
- the LOC108203995 gene encoding uncharacterized protein LOC108203995 produces the protein MIVEKLPGEITTYYSVDTAEDYPGSERDQRAAFPPEYLHSINIPGMPPHDLKLKVGVVVMLMRNLNQTLGLCNGTKMMVTKCLKLCVECEVISGHYKGTKHFIPRTELSPSETTLPFKICRKQMPLQICYAMTINKSQGQSLQKVALFLPKGVFTHGQLYVALSRVTSPQGLKLFIDDDAGNNTNITQNVVFKEVFYNLPLSD
- the LOC108203994 gene encoding uncharacterized protein LOC108203994, which produces MKYNLFFDGRYICGYEAAYRIFGFNIHYRSLAVERLSFHLEGNKYCTFRSNEPIEKIAEREEEKYTQLEAYFFLNETDANARQFLYDEIPQHYVWNDADRLWTPRKRGKKIGRLAYTHHSSGELWYLRLLLTKVRVATSFNALKTVKGKLHDTYQEACKEYGLLDDDNEWDEVLQECVESEIHTLLKSIGKSLKDYSQMPQPPSTYLDCGINNLIIEETSYDTTEMQNEFDDLYSNCNTEQLKVFDSVMDSIDKKEGGVFFVYGSGGCGKTYLWRTLISRLRSEKKIVLPVASSGITATLMPGGRTAHTRFKIPIVLDDHSMCSISHTSDIAELIKRTELIIWDEAPMQHRYSFECLDRSLKDIMKAVDPKRFNLPFGGITVVFGGDFRQILPVIPRSGHGEVVASCITNSKIWRIATVFKLVHNMRLNKGRNQEEVQALTTFAKWVLDVGDGNIPRCTQSGSEDNEDDISIPLEFCNMEYPNSVDEMIKSTYPHFMENYQNPD